One genomic segment of Mycolicibacterium psychrotolerans includes these proteins:
- a CDS encoding nitrile hydratase accessory protein, whose translation MTAPLDVDGPTAPPRRNGELVFEYPWEGRVFGLVLGLCEAGSFTWPQFREALIARLGQWQAQPAETSSFTYYDHWLAALTDVLAAEGVLSEGDIAERAAALAQRPAGHDHRH comes from the coding sequence GTGACCGCCCCGCTCGACGTCGATGGACCGACCGCGCCGCCCCGGCGCAACGGTGAGTTGGTGTTCGAGTATCCCTGGGAAGGAAGAGTTTTCGGCTTGGTCCTCGGTCTGTGCGAGGCCGGTTCGTTCACGTGGCCGCAGTTCCGGGAAGCGCTGATCGCGCGCCTCGGCCAGTGGCAGGCGCAGCCGGCGGAGACGTCGTCGTTCACGTACTACGACCACTGGTTGGCCGCCCTCACCGATGTCCTGGCTGCCGAAGGGGTGCTCAGCGAGGGAGACATCGCCGAGCGCGCCGCCGCCTTGGCTCAGCGTCCCGCCGGCCATGACCATCGGCACTGA
- a CDS encoding NAD(P)H-binding protein has translation MPEPVYLVTGAGGGTGGVSRYVIERLRRDGRHVRAFVHREDDRAARLRERDVDVVVGDLTRPQDVVGALTGADRVFFSMSVSSQYLEATAVMAAAARDYGRLEVLVNMSQMTVSQMTLTSDSESDQHRLHYLAELVLNWSGLPVTHVRPTAFLDNPLFTRFAAPALRDHDLLLLPFGSGRTSPIAAGDVARAVSVVLTDPKSHVGNIYELTGPAALDIDGLAAEYAVGLGRPIHGSDIPHETWVRDVLAPLGLPAHLQQHLETMALLHRAGRYDRATDDFARLTGGSALSPGQYIREHPDLFS, from the coding sequence ATGCCAGAGCCCGTCTACTTGGTCACCGGCGCTGGAGGTGGCACCGGCGGAGTGAGCCGCTATGTCATCGAGCGACTGCGCCGCGACGGGCGCCACGTCCGCGCCTTCGTCCACCGCGAGGATGACAGAGCCGCGCGACTGCGTGAACGCGACGTCGACGTGGTGGTCGGCGATCTCACGCGGCCGCAGGACGTCGTCGGTGCGCTGACGGGCGCTGACCGCGTGTTCTTCTCGATGAGCGTCTCGTCCCAGTACCTCGAGGCGACGGCGGTGATGGCAGCCGCCGCCCGCGACTACGGACGGCTCGAAGTGCTGGTGAACATGTCCCAGATGACGGTGTCGCAGATGACGCTCACCAGCGATTCCGAATCCGACCAGCACCGTCTGCATTATCTCGCCGAGCTCGTCTTGAACTGGTCAGGCCTCCCGGTGACCCATGTTCGGCCGACCGCCTTTCTCGACAACCCGCTCTTCACCCGGTTCGCCGCACCGGCCCTGCGCGACCACGATCTGCTCCTGCTGCCGTTCGGGTCGGGACGTACCTCGCCGATCGCGGCCGGCGACGTCGCCCGAGCGGTCAGCGTTGTGCTCACCGATCCGAAGTCCCATGTCGGCAACATCTACGAACTCACCGGCCCGGCCGCCCTCGACATCGATGGCCTGGCCGCGGAATATGCCGTCGGCCTGGGCCGGCCGATACACGGCTCCGATATCCCGCACGAGACGTGGGTCAGGGACGTGCTGGCACCGCTCGGGCTGCCCGCGCACCTTCAGCAGCACCTGGAGACCATGGCGCTGCTGCACCGCGCCGGGCGATATGACCGGGCCACGGACGACTTCGCGAGGCTCACCGGAGGGTCCGCCCTGAGCCCCGGCCAGTACATCAGGGAGCATCCCGACCTGTTCTCGTGA
- a CDS encoding DUF6307 family protein, producing the protein MASPASIRSPYDLRVDLVADTITEHSKLKSDAARELAVRILHTLNGIPEKVR; encoded by the coding sequence ATGGCATCGCCAGCGTCGATCCGTTCACCGTACGACCTTCGCGTCGATCTCGTCGCAGACACCATCACCGAACACTCCAAGCTGAAGAGTGATGCTGCGCGCGAACTCGCGGTTCGAATCCTGCACACGCTCAACGGTATTCCCGAGAAGGTGCGCTGA
- a CDS encoding HNH endonuclease signature motif containing protein, protein MSSPATSLVASRRIDERLDVLFEELAELTGQRNAIDGRIVSIVAEIDRDGLWAAAGARSVENLVAWKTGVSATRAKAVAAVAHRLEEFPRCVAGLREGRLSLDQVGAIAARAGKGSDEHYAELARTATVNQLRTALKLEPKPTPEPEPQPDAEPEPDAETATEPEPEPVCSITQTSDEQYTYWRIRLPHVESAMFEAALQSHRDALIADWTPDHDDAPAGQRPPMPTAGDAFLRLVEAGWDADAAARPHGQRTTVVVHVDITDKVAALHLGPLLSDADRQYLSCDATCEVWFSRDGRAIGAGRATRTVNRRLRRLLEYRDRTCVVPGCGATLGLHAHHLVHWEDGGPTELWNLALVCPYHHRAHHRGIITITGPADRLVVTDRAGRALTNRSLARPPDTAPPDVAPCPGPTGERAQWWWYQPFQPKPPPSVN, encoded by the coding sequence ATGTCCTCGCCTGCAACGTCTTTGGTCGCCTCTAGGCGCATCGACGAGCGGCTGGACGTGTTGTTCGAGGAACTGGCGGAGCTGACCGGCCAGCGCAACGCGATCGATGGCCGCATCGTGTCGATCGTCGCCGAGATCGACCGCGACGGGTTGTGGGCCGCCGCCGGTGCGCGGTCGGTGGAGAACCTGGTGGCGTGGAAGACCGGGGTGTCTGCAACCCGAGCCAAAGCGGTCGCGGCCGTGGCCCACCGCCTCGAAGAGTTCCCCCGCTGCGTCGCGGGGTTGCGCGAGGGTCGGTTGTCGCTGGATCAGGTCGGCGCCATCGCCGCGCGGGCCGGGAAGGGCTCCGACGAGCACTACGCCGAGCTGGCCCGCACGGCCACGGTCAACCAGCTGCGCACCGCCCTCAAACTCGAACCCAAGCCCACACCCGAACCCGAGCCCCAGCCCGATGCCGAGCCCGAGCCCGATGCCGAGACGGCAACAGAGCCCGAGCCGGAGCCGGTGTGCTCGATCACCCAGACCTCCGATGAGCAGTACACCTATTGGCGTATCCGGCTGCCGCATGTGGAATCGGCGATGTTCGAGGCGGCCCTGCAGTCTCACCGTGATGCGCTGATCGCAGACTGGACACCGGACCACGACGACGCCCCGGCAGGTCAGCGACCGCCGATGCCCACCGCCGGCGATGCGTTCCTGCGGCTGGTCGAGGCCGGTTGGGACGCCGACGCGGCCGCACGCCCGCACGGACAGCGCACCACCGTCGTCGTGCACGTCGACATCACAGACAAAGTCGCGGCGCTGCATCTGGGGCCGCTGCTCTCCGACGCCGACCGCCAATATCTTTCCTGCGACGCCACCTGCGAGGTGTGGTTCTCCCGCGACGGCCGTGCCATCGGCGCGGGCCGAGCCACGCGGACAGTGAATCGCCGGCTACGCCGCTTGCTGGAGTACCGGGACCGCACCTGCGTGGTACCGGGGTGTGGAGCCACCCTTGGTCTGCACGCCCACCACCTCGTGCATTGGGAGGACGGCGGACCCACCGAACTGTGGAATCTCGCGCTGGTCTGCCCCTACCACCACCGCGCTCACCACCGCGGGATAATCACCATCACCGGACCCGCGGACCGGCTCGTGGTCACCGACCGCGCCGGCCGAGCCCTGACCAACAGGTCGCTGGCCCGCCCACCCGACACAGCGCCACCCGACGTCGCACCCTGCCCCGGACCGACCGGGGAACGCGCCCAATGGTGGTGGTACCAACCCTTCCAACCAAAGCCGCCACCCTCGGTCAACTAG
- a CDS encoding NAD(P)/FAD-dependent oxidoreductase codes for MVSPCVAVVGAGLSGAACAQALRERGIAVEMLERGRAPGGRMASPTVQGRRVDVGAAYFTIKDAGFSAVADGWVERGLAHPWTDTFDVLSPEGRDATSGPVRFATSGGLRSLVRDLVPEGIRFETEIATLDELDHDAVVLAMPDPQAARLAPEACAWVDYEPVIAVAAGWAQRCWSLADAAFVNDDPDVSFVADDGSRRGDGAAVLVAHTTAARARLHLDQPADAVAPVLSALRRLLDVTAEPSWTHVHRWTFAKPAGTHGDAEFALITGDRLLGVCGDAWCPSGAPRVESAWMSGRRLGAAVADAVEG; via the coding sequence ATGGTCTCACCATGCGTCGCCGTCGTCGGAGCGGGACTGTCCGGCGCGGCGTGCGCGCAGGCGCTGCGCGAGCGCGGCATCGCCGTCGAGATGCTCGAGCGGGGCCGAGCGCCCGGCGGTCGGATGGCGTCGCCGACCGTGCAGGGCCGCCGCGTCGACGTGGGCGCCGCGTACTTCACGATCAAGGACGCCGGGTTCTCGGCCGTCGCCGACGGCTGGGTCGAGCGCGGGCTGGCCCATCCCTGGACCGACACCTTCGACGTGCTCTCACCCGAAGGGCGCGACGCTACTTCCGGGCCGGTCCGCTTTGCCACCTCCGGTGGACTGCGGTCTCTGGTGCGCGACCTGGTGCCCGAGGGCATCCGGTTCGAGACGGAGATCGCGACGCTCGACGAACTGGACCACGACGCGGTGGTGCTGGCGATGCCCGACCCGCAGGCGGCACGGCTGGCCCCCGAGGCCTGCGCGTGGGTGGACTACGAACCCGTGATCGCCGTCGCGGCCGGCTGGGCGCAGCGCTGCTGGTCGCTGGCCGACGCCGCCTTCGTCAACGACGACCCCGACGTGTCGTTCGTCGCCGACGACGGCTCCCGGCGCGGCGACGGCGCGGCCGTGCTGGTCGCGCACACCACCGCGGCGCGGGCGCGCCTGCACCTCGACCAGCCTGCCGACGCGGTGGCGCCCGTGCTGTCGGCGCTGCGCCGGCTGCTCGACGTCACCGCGGAACCGTCGTGGACACACGTGCACCGCTGGACATTCGCCAAACCCGCAGGCACGCACGGCGACGCCGAGTTCGCACTGATCACCGGTGACCGCCTGCTGGGTGTGTGCGGCGACGCGTGGTGCCCGTCGGGTGCGCCGCGCGTGGAGTCGGCGTGGATGTCGGGCCGGCGACTCGGTGCCGCGGTCGCGGATGCGGTGGAAGGATAG
- a CDS encoding MOSC domain-containing protein, whose protein sequence is MNVVELWRFPVKWMGGTRVDALRIDRRGGHADRLWAVRDVEKGVTASARRIPVLLQCSARYATEPAEDAGPGNVPAVVITMPDGREFDGADPAADTVLSELVGREVRLVALPAPKDTSAHRMSLQASLGNFSADQVRRDFGLGATDELPDTSVFSTRQMVTLARYSTPPGTFVDLSPVHVLSTASLRSLSADGNPYDVRRFRPNVLVDIDIDLDIDEADGFPESAWVGGQVRLGTVVLSVTNPTIRCVVPTRPQPGIDLDTSLTRRLAERTDRFLGIYADVATPGMVRVGDEVSARPAASPGAVQRVAAAAGKTATRGLQKVLEATVLRTRS, encoded by the coding sequence ATGAATGTCGTTGAGCTGTGGCGCTTTCCAGTCAAGTGGATGGGCGGTACCCGGGTCGACGCGCTGCGCATCGACCGGCGCGGCGGGCACGCCGACCGGCTGTGGGCGGTGCGCGATGTGGAGAAGGGTGTGACGGCCTCGGCGCGGCGGATCCCTGTGCTGCTGCAGTGCTCGGCCCGGTACGCCACCGAGCCCGCCGAGGATGCCGGGCCCGGCAACGTCCCCGCCGTCGTCATCACGATGCCGGACGGCCGGGAGTTCGACGGAGCCGACCCGGCAGCCGATACGGTGCTCAGCGAACTGGTGGGCCGCGAGGTGCGTCTGGTGGCGCTGCCGGCGCCGAAGGACACCAGCGCGCACCGCATGTCGCTGCAGGCCTCGCTGGGGAACTTCTCCGCCGATCAGGTCCGCCGCGATTTCGGGCTCGGCGCCACCGACGAGCTGCCGGACACGTCGGTCTTCTCCACTCGCCAAATGGTCACGCTGGCACGCTATTCCACGCCGCCGGGGACGTTCGTCGACCTCAGCCCGGTGCATGTGCTCAGCACCGCGAGCCTGCGCAGCCTGTCGGCCGACGGGAATCCGTACGACGTCCGCCGCTTCCGGCCCAACGTGCTCGTCGACATCGACATCGACCTGGACATCGATGAAGCCGACGGGTTCCCCGAATCGGCGTGGGTGGGCGGCCAGGTGCGTCTCGGCACCGTCGTGCTGTCGGTGACCAACCCGACCATCAGGTGTGTGGTGCCCACCCGCCCCCAACCAGGGATCGACCTCGACACCTCGCTGACGCGCCGGCTGGCCGAGCGCACGGACCGCTTCCTCGGGATCTATGCCGACGTCGCGACGCCCGGCATGGTGCGGGTGGGTGACGAGGTGAGCGCTCGCCCGGCGGCGTCTCCCGGCGCGGTGCAGCGCGTGGCCGCCGCCGCCGGCAAGACGGCCACCCGAGGCCTGCAGAAGGTGCTGGAGGCGACGGTGCTGCGCACCAGGAGCTGA
- a CDS encoding WhiB family transcriptional regulator, producing MSRRDTTLSSFARAQCLRLPPPQEDAWSWQLRGSCRGHPAETFFPDCYSRSEQRKRENAAKLICRQCPVLEQCRDHALRTPETHGVWGAMTAGERARALLRRNEYRPANQTAVVSRAGVDHPA from the coding sequence GTGAGTCGTCGAGATACCACCCTGTCGTCGTTCGCGCGGGCACAGTGCCTGCGCCTACCCCCGCCGCAAGAAGACGCGTGGAGCTGGCAGCTGCGCGGCAGCTGCCGGGGACATCCGGCGGAGACCTTCTTCCCCGACTGCTATTCGAGGTCCGAGCAACGTAAGCGGGAGAATGCGGCCAAGCTGATCTGCCGGCAGTGCCCGGTGCTCGAGCAATGCCGCGACCACGCGCTGCGCACGCCCGAGACCCACGGCGTGTGGGGGGCGATGACCGCAGGCGAGCGCGCGCGAGCCCTGCTGCGGCGGAACGAGTACCGACCCGCGAATCAGACCGCGGTCGTCAGTCGTGCTGGAGTCGACCATCCGGCGTGA
- a CDS encoding LysR family transcriptional regulator, which translates to MELRQLEAFVAVAGELHFGRAAEKLHIGQPTLSDLIRRLEREVGTPLLTRTTRRVALTQAGVELFGRARAILEDVEGAAAAIRRLADGDAGTVRLGITPPAAPVLAPHLADALRRAAPEVDLAVRRMWLPDLQRAIGEGALDIAITCGPVTDPPGILSEVFCAEPVMIALREDHRLADRETLDLPDLATETLGMHSEALFPAWSLALQEVLDAAGIRPPSVEFADTDLSAYRWPDQTEIDWVLTTAAVAGSSAGVVLRPLSPPRFLPYTLQWCPIRATAAAVGRFVHLALSVDVPPGWVSQPDHLRHTGSD; encoded by the coding sequence GTGGAATTGCGCCAGCTGGAGGCGTTCGTTGCGGTGGCCGGGGAACTGCACTTCGGGCGCGCCGCGGAGAAGTTGCACATCGGTCAGCCGACGCTGAGCGACCTGATCCGTCGGTTGGAGCGCGAGGTCGGCACTCCCCTGCTGACGCGCACCACGCGCCGGGTGGCGCTGACGCAGGCCGGTGTCGAGTTGTTCGGCCGCGCGAGGGCCATTCTCGAGGACGTGGAGGGCGCGGCCGCGGCGATCCGGCGTCTTGCCGACGGCGACGCAGGCACCGTTCGATTGGGCATCACGCCGCCGGCCGCGCCGGTGCTTGCGCCGCATCTGGCCGATGCGCTGCGGCGGGCGGCCCCCGAGGTCGACCTCGCGGTGCGCCGGATGTGGCTGCCGGATCTCCAGCGCGCGATCGGCGAAGGTGCGCTCGACATCGCCATCACGTGTGGGCCGGTGACCGACCCACCGGGAATTCTCAGCGAGGTGTTCTGCGCCGAACCGGTGATGATCGCGCTGAGGGAGGACCATCGGCTCGCCGACCGCGAGACGCTGGACCTGCCGGACCTGGCGACCGAGACGCTGGGGATGCACAGCGAGGCGCTGTTCCCCGCATGGTCGCTGGCGTTGCAGGAGGTGCTCGACGCCGCCGGAATCCGGCCGCCGAGCGTCGAGTTCGCCGACACCGATCTGTCCGCCTACCGGTGGCCGGACCAGACCGAGATCGACTGGGTCCTCACCACCGCCGCCGTGGCCGGGAGCAGTGCCGGTGTGGTGCTTCGGCCCCTGTCCCCGCCCCGTTTTCTGCCCTACACCCTGCAGTGGTGCCCGATCCGCGCGACGGCGGCGGCGGTCGGGCGCTTCGTGCACCTCGCGTTGTCGGTCGACGTGCCGCCGGGGTGGGTGAGCCAGCCGGACCATCTTCGGCACACCGGAAGCGATTAG
- a CDS encoding alpha/beta fold hydrolase has protein sequence MSDTVTRYRTATIDGLDVFYREAGDPARPTLLLLHGFPSSSHMFRELITALADEYHLVAPDHIGFGQSAMPSVNQFTYSFDRLAEITEKLIEHLGLERFAIYIHDYGAPIGLRIASARPERITAIISQSGNAYTEGFTPFWDRLFAHAQDRGANEDEVREYFTLETTRWQYTHGAPADRLDRIAPETWLLDQAGLDRKGNDAVQLQLFWDYQFNLDGYPAFQEYFRTHQPPLLVTWGRNDEIFGAAGAEAFKRDLPDGEYHLLDAGHFALETHGDEIAGHIRDFLGRQESLR, from the coding sequence ATGTCCGACACCGTCACCCGCTACCGCACCGCGACCATCGACGGGCTCGACGTGTTCTACCGCGAAGCCGGAGACCCTGCCCGGCCGACACTGCTGCTGCTCCACGGCTTTCCGTCCAGCTCGCACATGTTCCGTGAGCTGATCACCGCTCTGGCCGACGAGTACCACCTCGTCGCTCCCGACCACATCGGCTTCGGACAGTCCGCGATGCCATCGGTCAACCAGTTCACCTACAGCTTCGACCGGCTGGCCGAGATCACCGAGAAGTTGATCGAGCACCTGGGCCTCGAGCGCTTCGCGATCTACATCCACGACTACGGCGCCCCCATCGGTCTGCGCATCGCCAGCGCGCGGCCCGAGCGGATCACCGCGATCATCAGCCAGAGCGGCAACGCCTACACCGAGGGGTTCACCCCGTTCTGGGATCGCCTGTTCGCCCACGCGCAGGACCGCGGCGCCAACGAGGATGAGGTGCGCGAGTACTTCACCCTCGAGACCACCCGGTGGCAGTACACCCACGGCGCTCCCGCCGACCGGCTCGACCGGATCGCTCCCGAGACGTGGTTGCTCGACCAGGCCGGGCTCGACCGGAAGGGTAACGACGCCGTGCAGTTGCAGCTGTTCTGGGACTACCAGTTCAACCTCGACGGCTACCCTGCGTTCCAGGAGTACTTTCGCACCCACCAGCCGCCGCTTCTGGTCACCTGGGGCCGTAACGACGAGATCTTCGGCGCCGCAGGGGCCGAAGCCTTCAAGCGCGACCTGCCAGACGGCGAGTACCACCTCCTCGACGCCGGGCACTTCGCGCTGGAAACCCACGGCGACGAGATCGCCGGCCACATCCGGGACTTCCTCGGAAGGCAGGAGTCACTGCGGTGA
- a CDS encoding cysteine hydrolase: MNYDAADTAVVVIDPQVDVLSPAGKNWEALGASVTENRTVEHLVELLTAAKTGGYGVFVSPHYFYPTDHRWLFNGPLESDELRTDTFARRGALTLDGFAGSGADWLEELEPLIDDGATVVASPHKVWGPQTNDLVLQLRKRRIANVVLCGMLANICVESHLRDLLEQGFEVAVVKDATAGPRHPVFGDGYQAALVNYGFLAHAVPTTSEVVAAIRERTDQ, encoded by the coding sequence GTGAACTACGACGCCGCGGACACCGCCGTCGTGGTCATCGACCCCCAGGTCGACGTGCTCAGCCCGGCGGGGAAGAACTGGGAGGCGCTGGGCGCCAGCGTGACCGAGAACCGGACCGTCGAGCATCTTGTCGAGCTGCTCACCGCCGCGAAGACCGGTGGCTACGGCGTGTTCGTCTCTCCGCACTACTTCTATCCGACCGACCACCGATGGCTGTTCAACGGACCCCTCGAATCCGACGAACTGCGCACCGACACCTTCGCCCGGCGCGGCGCACTCACTCTCGACGGCTTCGCGGGTTCGGGTGCCGACTGGCTCGAGGAGCTCGAGCCGCTGATCGACGACGGGGCAACGGTCGTGGCCAGCCCGCACAAGGTGTGGGGTCCGCAGACCAACGACCTGGTCCTGCAGTTGCGCAAGCGGCGCATCGCGAACGTGGTGCTGTGCGGCATGCTGGCCAACATCTGCGTGGAGTCGCATCTGCGGGATCTGCTCGAGCAGGGCTTCGAGGTCGCCGTCGTCAAGGACGCCACCGCCGGGCCGCGGCATCCGGTCTTCGGGGACGGGTACCAGGCGGCGCTGGTGAACTACGGGTTCCTCGCGCATGCTGTTCCGACCACGAGCGAGGTAGTCGCCGCCATCAGGGAAAGGACCGACCAGTGA
- a CDS encoding nuclear transport factor 2 family protein, producing MSESRPPFPPFDLTSALQKVQAAEDAWNTCDPHRVSLAYTPDSAWRNRDQFLTGRDAIVEFLTAKWQRELDYALRKSLWGFRNNRIGVRFQYECRDASGQWWRSYGNELWEFDDHGLMRRREASINDVPIDESQRRYFGPRPEDEHGHEIPLQ from the coding sequence GTGAGTGAGTCCCGTCCGCCGTTTCCGCCCTTCGACCTGACCTCTGCGCTACAGAAGGTGCAGGCCGCCGAAGACGCCTGGAACACCTGCGATCCGCATCGCGTCAGCCTGGCGTACACGCCCGACAGCGCCTGGCGCAACCGCGACCAGTTCCTCACCGGACGCGACGCGATCGTCGAATTCCTCACCGCGAAATGGCAGCGCGAACTCGACTACGCCCTGCGGAAAAGCTTGTGGGGCTTCCGGAACAACCGCATCGGGGTGCGGTTCCAGTACGAGTGCCGGGATGCGTCGGGGCAGTGGTGGCGCAGCTACGGCAACGAGCTGTGGGAGTTCGACGACCACGGATTGATGCGCCGGCGGGAGGCCAGCATCAACGACGTCCCGATCGACGAATCGCAGCGGCGCTACTTCGGGCCGCGTCCCGAAGACGAACACGGCCACGAAATCCCGCTCCAGTGA
- a CDS encoding pyridoxamine 5'-phosphate oxidase family protein: MSKRYGTIAFTEDVRAVQAEHGSETFYGRKADAGVRSPGPDPLTGDEREFLRERDGFYLASISETGWPYVQFRGGTPGFVHVLDDHTIGWADFRGNLQYISTGNMAGDDRVALICLDYAHRRRLKIFGHARIVTADEDAELLRSLSDDSYDAAVERAVVVAVEAYDWNCPQHITPRFTLAELDSALAPTRSRLAALEAENVDLRKRLSQQDS, translated from the coding sequence ATGAGCAAGCGCTACGGGACCATCGCCTTCACCGAAGACGTCCGCGCGGTGCAGGCCGAGCACGGCAGCGAGACCTTCTACGGACGCAAGGCGGATGCGGGTGTGAGGTCCCCGGGGCCGGATCCGCTGACCGGCGACGAGAGGGAGTTCCTGCGGGAACGGGACGGCTTCTACCTCGCCTCGATCAGCGAGACCGGCTGGCCGTACGTGCAATTCCGGGGCGGAACACCGGGATTCGTGCATGTGCTCGACGATCACACGATCGGATGGGCCGACTTCCGCGGCAACCTCCAGTACATCAGCACCGGGAACATGGCCGGTGACGACCGCGTCGCGCTCATCTGCCTCGATTACGCTCACCGGCGCCGGCTGAAGATCTTCGGCCACGCACGCATCGTCACCGCGGACGAGGATGCGGAGCTGCTGCGGTCCCTGTCCGACGACAGCTACGACGCGGCGGTCGAGCGTGCCGTCGTCGTCGCCGTGGAGGCCTACGACTGGAACTGCCCGCAGCACATCACCCCCCGCTTCACCCTCGCCGAACTCGACAGCGCGCTGGCGCCGACGCGCAGCAGGCTGGCCGCGCTGGAAGCCGAGAACGTCGACCTGCGCAAGCGTCTCTCACAACAGGACAGTTGA
- a CDS encoding amino acid ABC transporter substrate-binding protein/permease, which translates to MRAGWTGPSVSEAAGWWTQAGRRLVYLVGVLLVVGVGSVLSAAPDAHAQGQTYTVATDTTFAPFEFQDDQGNFVGIDMDLIRAIAKDQGFTVDIKPLGFDAALQAVQANQVDGVIAGMSITDERKKVFDFSDPYFESGIQMAVLKSNNDITSYEDLKGKRVAVKNGTQGSDFANSIKDRYGFEVVSFADSSSMFDEVRTGNSDAVFEDYPVLLYGIAQGNGFKTVTPKEDPTGYGFAVNKGQNAELLSKFNEGLKNLKASGEYDKIVSAYLGEEATTDDNSFLGLIKSTFPLLLEGLKMTVILTVVSIFFALILGVVFGLFRVSRAIWLRAIGTTFVDIFRGTPLLVQAFFIYFGIPSALGFQMSALTAGIITLSLNAGAYMTEIVRGGILSVDKGQMEAARSLGIGYLPTMRKVILPQAIRTMIPSYINQFVITLKDTSILSVIGIAELTQTGRIIIAGNYQSFNMWLIIGIIYFIVIMALTKLSDRLEKRLVK; encoded by the coding sequence ATGCGAGCCGGTTGGACGGGGCCCAGCGTCTCGGAAGCGGCGGGGTGGTGGACGCAGGCCGGCCGCCGACTGGTCTATCTGGTCGGGGTCTTACTCGTGGTGGGAGTGGGTTCGGTGCTGTCCGCCGCACCGGACGCCCACGCACAGGGGCAGACCTACACCGTCGCGACCGACACCACCTTTGCGCCGTTCGAATTCCAGGACGACCAGGGCAATTTCGTCGGAATCGACATGGACCTGATCCGGGCGATCGCCAAGGACCAGGGCTTCACCGTCGACATCAAGCCGCTCGGATTCGACGCCGCGCTGCAGGCCGTGCAGGCCAATCAGGTCGACGGCGTCATCGCGGGCATGTCGATCACCGACGAACGCAAGAAGGTCTTCGACTTCTCCGATCCCTACTTCGAGTCCGGCATCCAGATGGCGGTGCTGAAGTCGAACAACGACATCACGTCCTACGAGGACCTCAAAGGCAAGAGGGTCGCGGTCAAGAACGGCACGCAGGGCTCCGATTTCGCGAACTCGATCAAGGACAGGTACGGGTTCGAGGTGGTCTCGTTCGCCGACTCGTCGTCGATGTTCGACGAGGTGCGGACAGGCAACTCCGACGCGGTGTTCGAGGACTACCCGGTGCTGCTCTACGGCATCGCGCAGGGCAACGGGTTCAAGACCGTGACGCCGAAGGAAGATCCCACCGGCTACGGCTTCGCGGTGAACAAGGGTCAGAACGCGGAACTGCTCAGCAAGTTCAACGAGGGCCTGAAGAACCTCAAGGCCTCCGGCGAGTACGACAAGATCGTCAGCGCCTACCTCGGGGAAGAGGCCACCACCGACGACAACTCGTTCCTCGGGCTGATCAAGAGCACCTTCCCGCTGCTGCTGGAAGGCCTGAAGATGACCGTCATCCTGACGGTCGTCTCGATCTTCTTCGCTCTCATCCTGGGCGTCGTCTTCGGGCTGTTCCGGGTGTCGCGGGCCATCTGGCTGCGCGCCATCGGCACCACCTTCGTCGACATCTTCCGCGGCACGCCGCTTCTGGTGCAGGCGTTCTTCATCTACTTCGGCATCCCGTCGGCGCTCGGCTTCCAGATGTCCGCGCTCACCGCAGGCATCATCACGCTGTCGCTGAATGCGGGCGCCTACATGACCGAGATCGTCCGCGGCGGCATCCTGTCGGTCGACAAGGGGCAGATGGAGGCGGCTCGCAGCCTGGGCATCGGCTATCTGCCGACGATGCGCAAGGTGATTCTGCCGCAAGCCATCCGCACGATGATCCCGTCCTACATCAACCAGTTCGTCATCACGCTCAAGGACACCTCGATCCTGTCCGTGATCGGCATCGCCGAACTGACGCAGACGGGCCGGATCATCATCGCCGGCAACTACCAGTCGTTCAACATGTGGCTGATCATCGGCATCATCTACTTCATCGTCATCATGGCGCTCACCAAACTCTCGGACCGACTCGAGAAGAGGCTCGTGAAATGA